The DNA window AAAAAGCAGGCTGCGACCCGTTGCAAAATCAATATTGCAGATATATGAAGGGCACAATATCGCTCTGACGAACCTGAATGACAACAAGAATCACAATAGCGAGAATCACAGCCTGAACGAAAACAGGAGCATTCTCAAACATCATTTTCGGTTTGTCTGTCAACCGTGACGGAGTTATATGGATAATGTAAGCCCCAGCCATCAACAAAACAATGTTCAAATACCCCGACACAAATTGAGGTGCCACCGATAAATGGAAATCGAATAATATCTGATGCCACATCATACCTACATCCTCGAGCGAAGGCGCACGGAAAAACATGAAAGTCACCGATATAATCAGAAAAGTGAAAATCATGTTGAATCCCTTTATCCAAGGAGAAGATGACAGACCGGAATCCATGACGACCACTTCACCGGTCTCAGTAACCGCCGTACGAGAAACTGTCAAAGGGAAAACCCTGCGTAGAAATTTATGGACAACCAAAAGACCTCCATGAATCGCCCCCCATATAACATACATCCATGATGCACCATGCCACAAACCACCTATGACCATTGTCGCAAACTGATTGAAATACATACGGGAACGCGAACAACGGTTTCCACCTAAGGGTATGTAGACATAATCGCGCAGCCATGTTGAAAGTGATATGTGCCAGCGATGCCAGAATTCCGTTGGATTCTGTGCTTTGAAGGGAGCATTGAAATTTTCGAGAAAACGATAGCCCATAAGCAGCGCTATACCGATGGCCATGTCACTGTAACCTGAAAAATCGCAATAAAGCTGGACTGTGAAGCCCAAAGTAGCCATCATATTTTCAAATCCGCTGTAGAGTGCCGGATTGTCAAAAACGCGGTCGACGAAATTGCCGCTGATAAAATCGGCAATCACAACTTTCTTCACAAGGCCGGTCATGATAAGATAGACACCTTCAGATGTCATAGCTCTTGTCACGATAGGATTACCTTTAATCTGCGGGAGAAAATCCTTAGCCCTGACAACAGGGCCGGCAAGCAAAGGAGGGAAGAATGTAAGAAAGAACACATAGTCAAAGAGACTGTGGCATGCACTGAGCTTACCACGATAGAGATCAACTATATAGCTTATAGAACGGAAAGTAAAAAACGAAATACCGGCAGGAAGCAGAAGAGATTCAAAACCGCCACTGACAGTAAAGAATTTTGACAGCGTGTCAATAATCAGATGAAAATATTTAAAATATGCCAGCATCCCGACATTCACCACGACATTTACACCGACAATCAGTTTTTTAGCCGATAAAACGCCTCGCTTGTCGGCCTGTTCCATTAGCAAGCCAAGCACATAATCACTAACGCATACTCCAACAAGAATCAGACAGCAGATTCCTGATGACTTATAATAGAAATAAAGTGAAAACAGGATGACCAATGCCATCTTCAAGACACGGACTCCCTTCACAATCCAAAACAAAATCATGAAGGCCACAAAGAGGAGCATGAACAGTCCCGTATTAAACATCAACGGCTGATGTGGATCATATCGCAACACGTCCACCAGTTTATCAATGTCGATATTGACAGCTTCAAGCAGAATCGAAGCTTTGGCCGCAAGCCCGAAAAAGAATTCAGCTAATGCTTCCAATTTTCAAGAGTATATTAAATTTTTAAGATAAATATTGATGAAACAACCTTAAAGACTTTTCAATTCTGGCTTCGTAGTGCATCCATAATAGCATCATAGAGCAGACGTCCCTCAAGATTATAGCCCTTGTGTGTATGGTGTACTCTGTCCTTGGCAAACAAGTCTGAATTTATCCAAGATGTGCTTGCTCCGGTTCCTCCGGCCACATCATACCAGTCATATACAGCCACACCGTTAGCCTTTCCATAGTCAAGTATGGCTTTTCTTAACGGAGCTATGTTTCGGTTGACAGCATATGTCTTATTGGTGCGTGTCACAGTACGGTATCCTTTCCTACCTTTCCTGCGGACACGCGCCTTACTTTTTGTCAGTACGCTTCGGTGACATTCCATCGGAGTAGTCAGCAAAATCAGAGCGTCGGGATTGGCCTGACGCACATTGCTTACAAGCAGGTGTATCGAACGCTTGAAACGCGCAATATCCTGTCGGCCGAATGCCTCGTTAGTGCCAAGTGAAATAATTACGAGATTTGGATGTAATGGATTTATCCCAAGTCCGACAGAGCCTATTCTGTTATAGGAATCAAACGTTGCTCCATTGTTTCCTATTGAGTGATAGAACACACCCGGGCGTTCGCCTGAAAGAGAGGCCCCATAGAGCGTAAGGTCACCGGCTGATGCGAATTTCACATTGATTTTAGTCGCAAGCGACGACAATATTATCTGGGTATAATCACGCGAAGGAATAGCTCTGAAGTCCAGCTTATTGCCATCCGCATCCGTCACTTCCTTGATGGAGAGTTTGCCGTTATGAAAAAGGGTCGTTGATGAAAACGGATTATAATCGTCAGTATCCTTAGTGCCGATTGTCAGCTCGCTCGTAGAGCTTGCAGGACGAATGGAAGTTCCGGTAAAACCGACGGTCTGCATCCATGAAGTATTCATTAATTTTACCGTGTTCCATGAATTGCTGCTCTGAAACACATAATCTGTAGGCTGATTGGTGCCACATATTTTCAAAGGCGATACAAGACCACGCCCGGCATTTCCAAAATCATATTGAAGCAGCTCTCTTACCGTAGAAGTATTTATATCGGCCTGCACATGACTGTCACCGATATGCACAATCGACACCGGGGATTCCTTGCTCATTTCAAAAGCTCTGCGAAGACCTGTCCAGTCCGCTCCGTTATATATAATGTGGTTGGCATTACGCTTGATGAAAGACGGAATCGGAATATCAATATCATCAGCTTCGTCGGGAATAACGACGAAATCTTCCCGCATTTCTTTGTCTATAGTTCCACTACTATTGTAGGCCAACGGAGCCTGGGCATATACAAATGCCGGTAAAGCCAATGATGCAAAAAAAGATATAATTTTATTATATGAAGTCATTTCAAATCTGATTGTATAGCATTAAAAAGTTCTTTGGCCAGACGCGCTCCACCTTTGTGGGTAAGATGGATGTAGTCTTTATTGATGAATCCGGCTCCGCTCCATTCAACCACCGCATTTTCACCGCCCATTGCCTCTCGGGTATCCCAAAAGAGGCAGTGTGCGCGACGTGCGGCATCGCGCTGAGCGCTGATCATGAACGAAGCAGTCGACATTGATTTTACCTGTGACCCGACTTTCTCTCCTCTGTCACCTACGCCCATAAGCAGGATATCAGCTTCAGGATAACACACTCTGACATGATTTATCACATCGACCATGCGAGAGCAATATATGCTGTAATCCTTCTGCTTGGCACTCATGGCATTTATGCCGAATTCAAGAATGATAAGATCGTAATCAATATATTCAGCCATTTCTCTTGAAAGATCAGGATTGACTTTTGTAAGCGTTATGCCTGAAAATCCTCTTGAAGACATACAGTCTACGCTTATGCCGGACGCACCGTCAAGCCATACACCGAAACCAATCAGAGAAGTAGCCGAGGTCTTAATGCCGAACTTGGAGACAGGACCTCCGACCTCCAGACATTGAACGGACGGTGAACCTGATATATTGCGCTCCTCCCATTCCGAATCGTCGGTTTTAACACTGATTGTCACATCTTCGGGCGAAATGAACAGGAATCTGGAACGTGACCACGATTTTGTCTGCGGAAATGCAGAAGTCCCCTCGTATAGAGATTTAGCTGTGCCAGTAGGGATAGAGTACTGCTCCGCTATGTCGATATATTTTCTATCAATCTTTTTATTAGCGGTAAAAGTTTTCCAGCCATCACCGCTCTGTTTCACAGAACGCCTAAAGCCGGGAAAGTTTGTGTGCATATTTACATAGCCTACTCCCTCGCCGCCATATTCTCCTTGAAGAAGCGACCTAAGATCCTGAGTAAAAATATCACCTTCGATATAACTGTCGCCAACCACGGCAACGCGCATAAGTCCACCTTCCCCGAGGGCAGCCTTGAAATTAGCCAGCCCAACCCCGAGAGTCGTATAATCTTCAATCTTGACAAGCTCGCCCACCCTTGACGGCTTCACAGGAGAAATAATCGTATCAATCGGCTCGCCTTTTTCAGGAATAATCGTATCAATCGGCTCACCTTTTTCAGGAAAAATGTCCACAGGTTCACCCTCGGCCTGAGCCTGAATAAGAGCAGGGTCAATGTCTTCTGTCGTTTCGTAAGAAGGCGCTCCTTCAATTATCCCGACCTCTTTCAAAATGTCGCTGACAAGACTGAAATCCTTAATTTGACCTCCACTCCATTCTGACAGAGGGAGCAGCGACATTATGGCCACTATGGCCACAGCCACAATTATAATAATTACAGGAGATCCTTTTTTCATTGCAATGCCATGTTTTGGATAGTGCGGAAATTTTATATTCTCAATAGAGATTTCAGTATACCATCGGAGCATCAAGAATTTCTATGCTCCCAGAATTAATCATCGTCCCCTCGACAGCAAACGAACCGTCTGCCCCGGAAAGTACCTTCGCGAGAACTTCTGTTTTCGCATTTGTTTCATTCCATTCATCCTCTTCTATGGAATCAGCTACTATGCCGCCTCCGGCATAAAGATTACACAGCCATCCTGATGTCTTACCGAAAACAGCAGGAGCCATAAAACAGCAACGCAGGTTCACATAAGAATGGTAATTGCCATCAATCCTGACCCCGACATAACCTCCGTAGCAGTTTCTGCGATGAGTCTCATAACGGCTGATTTCCTCAAGAGCTTCATCTCGCGGATAGCCGGCGACTGCCGGAGTCGGGCTTAATTCCTGCATGAGATCAACGACATCAATATCGCCACGCGCAGATATTTCAGTACACAAATGCTTTATATTCAAAAAACGCCTCTCCGACAGATCGTCAATCGTCACGTCAAGACCTTCTTTCTTCAGAGTCTCAGCTATGAAATCAGCCACGATTGACTGTTCATAAAGATTCTTTTCATCCCAAGACGCATCATCGTCACTCCTTCGGGTTCCTGCGAGCGCCATCGTTCTGACTTCTCGGCTTTTGGCATCGCTTTCAAGCAGAAGTTCAGGCGTAGATCCGAACCAGATGCCAGTTTCGGGCGTGTAGCATAAGTAGCGAAACGTCGAGTCTGTCAGACTGAAGTAATCCATGACTATGTCAACAGGCAGCCGTTTCGTAAAAACAGTACGATGACGCGAGAGGACGGTTTTGCCTCCGTCCGATTTAAGTCGTGGTATTATACGCGAAAAAGCCTCATGATAACTTGCACGAAAAGTTGCGGATATACGCGGCCGTATCTCCGCACAAGGCTGACAAAAACTACGGGCCTTACACAATTGAAGCAGAGCCTCAGCATCAAGTGAGAACTTTACTCCGGGTGTATAAGCCTCGTCATTGTCAAAAAAATTTATGAAGAAACAGTCTGTCAAATCATCGACAAACGCAGGCGACATACCTGTCTCACCCACCGGCGATGCGTAAAACACCAGCCTGTCAGTGCCCGGAAGAGCATAGAGGACAAAAGGGATTCTGCGATTCAGACAAGCATTCACCGCGTCCCTTGTCAGTTCATCAATCTTCATGTTGTTAATTGGATGTCGTTTAGATAACCGGCTCAGCCATGAGCTCGAATGGAAGCGCTGAAATTACTTTCACATCATAGAATTCGCCCTTCTTCAATGGCACTGTCTTGCGGATAAGCACTTCCGGGTCGACCTCTGGCGAATCAAACTGTGTACGGCCAACATAGAATTCATCTTCTTCACGATCAACCACCACTCTCATCTCAAGTCCGATTTTCGACTCCTGAATCGAAAGTGATATTTCCTCCTGCTCAGCCATCAGACGGGACAAACGATTCTGCTTAACTTCATCGGGGATATCGTCTGTAAAAGACTTTGCGCCGTAGGTATCTTCCTCCTCACAATAGGCAAAGGCTCCCATTCTCTCGAAACGCTGTTCCTTGACAAATTCTACAAGTTCCTCAAATTCTTTCTCTCCTTCACCGGGGAATCCGACCATCAACGTCGTTCGGATATGTATTCCGGGAACTCGACGACGAATCTCGGCAAGCAATTCACGCGTTTCCTGTCCTGTGATATGTCGACGCATATTTTCAAGCACATTGTCGGAAATGTGCTGCAATGCAATGTCAAGATACTTACACACGTTGTCATGCCGAGACATGACATCAAGCAGTTCCATCGGAAAATCCTTCGGATAGGCATAGTGCAGACGTATCCATTCCACACCCTCAACCTTGGCGATTTCATCAATCAGGCGCGCAATCTCGACTTTACCATATAAATCCTTGCCATAGTTCGTGAGATCCTGAGCAATGACATTGAACTCTTTGACACCTCTGCAGACAAGCATCCGGACTTCATCGACAATTTCCTCTACAGAGCGGGATTTATAACGTCCTGTGATGAGAGGGATGGCACAAAAAGAACAGAAGCGGTTACACCCCTCGGCG is part of the Duncaniella dubosii genome and encodes:
- a CDS encoding MBOAT family O-acyltransferase, with product MEALAEFFFGLAAKASILLEAVNIDIDKLVDVLRYDPHQPLMFNTGLFMLLFVAFMILFWIVKGVRVLKMALVILFSLYFYYKSSGICCLILVGVCVSDYVLGLLMEQADKRGVLSAKKLIVGVNVVVNVGMLAYFKYFHLIIDTLSKFFTVSGGFESLLLPAGISFFTFRSISYIVDLYRGKLSACHSLFDYVFFLTFFPPLLAGPVVRAKDFLPQIKGNPIVTRAMTSEGVYLIMTGLVKKVVIADFISGNFVDRVFDNPALYSGFENMMATLGFTVQLYCDFSGYSDMAIGIALLMGYRFLENFNAPFKAQNPTEFWHRWHISLSTWLRDYVYIPLGGNRCSRSRMYFNQFATMVIGGLWHGASWMYVIWGAIHGGLLVVHKFLRRVFPLTVSRTAVTETGEVVVMDSGLSSSPWIKGFNMIFTFLIISVTFMFFRAPSLEDVGMMWHQILFDFHLSVAPQFVSGYLNIVLLMAGAYIIHITPSRLTDKPKMMFENAPVFVQAVILAIVILVVIQVRQSDIVPFIYLQY
- a CDS encoding GDSL-type esterase/lipase family protein codes for the protein MREDFVVIPDEADDIDIPIPSFIKRNANHIIYNGADWTGLRRAFEMSKESPVSIVHIGDSHVQADINTSTVRELLQYDFGNAGRGLVSPLKICGTNQPTDYVFQSSNSWNTVKLMNTSWMQTVGFTGTSIRPASSTSELTIGTKDTDDYNPFSSTTLFHNGKLSIKEVTDADGNKLDFRAIPSRDYTQIILSSLATKINVKFASAGDLTLYGASLSGERPGVFYHSIGNNGATFDSYNRIGSVGLGINPLHPNLVIISLGTNEAFGRQDIARFKRSIHLLVSNVRQANPDALILLTTPMECHRSVLTKSKARVRRKGRKGYRTVTRTNKTYAVNRNIAPLRKAILDYGKANGVAVYDWYDVAGGTGASTSWINSDLFAKDRVHHTHKGYNLEGRLLYDAIMDALRSQN
- a CDS encoding SGNH/GDSL hydrolase family protein, yielding MKKGSPVIIIIVAVAIVAIMSLLPLSEWSGGQIKDFSLVSDILKEVGIIEGAPSYETTEDIDPALIQAQAEGEPVDIFPEKGEPIDTIIPEKGEPIDTIISPVKPSRVGELVKIEDYTTLGVGLANFKAALGEGGLMRVAVVGDSYIEGDIFTQDLRSLLQGEYGGEGVGYVNMHTNFPGFRRSVKQSGDGWKTFTANKKIDRKYIDIAEQYSIPTGTAKSLYEGTSAFPQTKSWSRSRFLFISPEDVTISVKTDDSEWEERNISGSPSVQCLEVGGPVSKFGIKTSATSLIGFGVWLDGASGISVDCMSSRGFSGITLTKVNPDLSREMAEYIDYDLIILEFGINAMSAKQKDYSIYCSRMVDVINHVRVCYPEADILLMGVGDRGEKVGSQVKSMSTASFMISAQRDAARRAHCLFWDTREAMGGENAVVEWSGAGFINKDYIHLTHKGGARLAKELFNAIQSDLK
- a CDS encoding chorismate-binding protein, with the translated sequence MKIDELTRDAVNACLNRRIPFVLYALPGTDRLVFYASPVGETGMSPAFVDDLTDCFFINFFDNDEAYTPGVKFSLDAEALLQLCKARSFCQPCAEIRPRISATFRASYHEAFSRIIPRLKSDGGKTVLSRHRTVFTKRLPVDIVMDYFSLTDSTFRYLCYTPETGIWFGSTPELLLESDAKSREVRTMALAGTRRSDDDASWDEKNLYEQSIVADFIAETLKKEGLDVTIDDLSERRFLNIKHLCTEISARGDIDVVDLMQELSPTPAVAGYPRDEALEEISRYETHRRNCYGGYVGVRIDGNYHSYVNLRCCFMAPAVFGKTSGWLCNLYAGGGIVADSIEEDEWNETNAKTEVLAKVLSGADGSFAVEGTMINSGSIEILDAPMVY
- the rimO gene encoding 30S ribosomal protein S12 methylthiotransferase RimO, translated to MSKKIAVITLGCSKNLVDSERLMRMLADVGYDVADAASDEFIGSDGEKIVVINTCGFIGDAKEESVNEILAWCEAKNEGAIDALYVMGCLSQRYADELPAEIPEVDRWYGKTDWSNLVLDLVNRAPGSAPYDRVITTPRHHAYLKIAEGCNRFCSFCAIPLITGRYKSRSVEEIVDEVRMLVCRGVKEFNVIAQDLTNYGKDLYGKVEIARLIDEIAKVEGVEWIRLHYAYPKDFPMELLDVMSRHDNVCKYLDIALQHISDNVLENMRRHITGQETRELLAEIRRRVPGIHIRTTLMVGFPGEGEKEFEELVEFVKEQRFERMGAFAYCEEEDTYGAKSFTDDIPDEVKQNRLSRLMAEQEEISLSIQESKIGLEMRVVVDREEDEFYVGRTQFDSPEVDPEVLIRKTVPLKKGEFYDVKVISALPFELMAEPVI